The Bacteroidia bacterium genomic interval ACTTCGATGAAGCGTTTTGATCTCATGAACAGTGTAAATTATAGAGGTACGTTTATGTGTTCGCAAAAAGCTATACCTCACTTGCAAAAATCGGAAAACCCCCATATCCTCAATCTTTCTCCTCCGCTCAATATTGAGAAGAGATGGTTTGCCCCTCATTTAGCTTACACCTATGCCAAATACGGCATGAGTTTCTGTACCTATGCCATGTCAGAGGAATTCAAAAAAGCGGGTATAGCGGTAAATAGTCTCTGGCCCAGAACTGCGATTGCAACGGCTGCGGTAAACATGCTAGGAGGGGAGCAAATGATGAATGCTTCGAGAAAAGTAGAGATCATGGCGGATGCAGCATATTATATCCTGAAAAGAAACAGTAGAGAATGTACAGGTAACTTTTTCATAGATGATGAGGTCCTTAATGAAGAGGGAATTACCGATATGGAGCAATATGCAGTAAAGCCGGGAACCAAGCTCGCCCCGGATTTCTTTATCTAACATTTGACCATAGCTGAAAGAGATACGAGAGGTATTTTCGGCACGTTATTGTGATACAAATTTTTCCCTAAGTTTGTGCCGAAAATTCCTGTAAATTCACGACGTGAAAAAGATCGCACTAGGTTTATGCATTCTTGCGCTGCTATGTCTGACTGAAGTATCAGCTCAGATTGGAGGTCGGCATGTTTATGATTTCCTGACCTTGAGTCCTTCTGCCCGTGTAGTTTCTCTGGGGGGAGTCAATATTTCTACCCTCGATGATGATGTGAATCTGGCTGCCCAAAACCCGGGCTTGCTAAATGATTCTATGCATCGACAAGCAACTCTGTCCTGGTCAAACTATCTGACCGATATCAAATATGGATATGCTGCCTATGCGCATCATTTTGATAAGATTGGAACGCTTCACATGGGAGTTCAGTTTTTGGACTATGGGACTTTTCAAGGAGCTGATGTCTTTGGCAATCTGACCGGGGAGTTTTCTGCAGGGGAATATGCCGTTTATATCGGAGCAGCAAGGTCCTGGAATCAATTTAGTTATGGGGCCAATCTGAAATTTATCAGCTCAACACTTGGGCCCGGATATACCAGTGCTGGGATCGCCCTGGATTTAGGGGGGAGTTATTATAGCAAAAGCCGACTCTTCTCGGCGGGTCTGGTTGTAAAGAATATTGGCACGCAGCTAAGTACCTATATAGGAAATGCCAACAGAGAACCTCTGCCTTTCGAAATACAGGCCGGGATTTCAAATAAATTGAAATATATGCCTCTGCGCTTTTCTATAACTGCTTCAAACCTGGATCAGTTTGATTTGATTTATGAAGATCCCAATGCGGAACCTGTATTTGATTTGGCTGGTAATGAGATTCCTCCCAAGGATCAGACGATAGATGGTATTTTTCGCCATTTTGTATTTGGAACAGAATTTTTGCTGGGCCGGAATCTTCGCCTAAGAGGCGGCTACAATCATCTGAGAAGGAGAGAGCTGGCCTCTGAAAATAGAGGAGGATTGACGGGTTTTTCCATGGGAATAGGGATACGGGTAAGAAGGATTGCCTTTGATTATGGCTTTAGTAGTTATGGGGTAAATTCTCGTTTTCAGGCACATCAATTCAGTCTGGCTTACAATCTCAAAAAAGCAGAAGAAGGATAAATTGGACTTTAGGGATTTTTAGCCCATTTTTGTGGGACAAAGCATAACCCGATGCTTAATACCTTATTCTTACTGCTAATCGCAGGTCTTGTAATTTTCTTGCTACTGTCTCCGAGAAAGGAAGTTCCCTTTATCGTGCTCCTGCACGCCTCGATCCAGTACATGATGACCCTGATTTATTGGTTGTTTGAAATGAATACCTACTATGCAGGTATTCTTTGGTGTTTTATACTCTTTAGCAGTTTGGTGTTGATTTGGGCGAGAGGGATGAATTATTCTCGAGAGATGCATCGGGTAGAGATGTTTTTTTCCGTAAGTCAATGGGGAATCCTTATCGCAGTTTTGGCATTTATTGGATTAAATTCTCCCTACTACCACATGATCCCTTCCGCTTCCTGGAGTTCTCAGATTCATCCCAGTCCGGTCTCTATTCATCCGGTTGCCAAATTGAGCGGGAATGTTCTGATGTTCACCAGTTTTTTTCAACTAATACTGGGTTGGGGAAGACGCTGGAATTTGCGGAAGTCTGTTGTTGAACTAGGACCTATTATTTTATATTTCGTACTCATGGGTGTTTTACGTGTCTATGAGGACGACGCACAATTGTTCCCCTTTACTTAAAACCTGCAAAACGAAATGAAATCTTCCATCTAAAATGCTTGCTGAAGTATGAAGAAACAGAGAGAATGAGAAGGATACTGATGATATTAAAATCTTGTATTTCAGCTTGTTGGCACTTGAGAAGGAATATTTTGATTAATTTGTACATTTAGCCCGATTATCTTTCAAAGGATAGAATCTTTCAGGCTAACATCTACAAATCAAAAAGTATTTTCCTAGGTTAGTCAAAATCGTTCGGGATATTTCCCCTTCGGTACATTCAATATAGATTGAGGAGTGTTTTGAGCTTACTGCTTAATTCAACCCAAACGACACAGAATTTGGTAGACACTCAGCATAACTCAAGGAAGTAATTTTCAAGGTACATGGGTACCTGTTTGGCCTAAAAACATTGACGCATCAAAATTGAATACATTTATCCATATGCAATTAAAGCAGCTTGTTTTAGCACTGGTTCTCTTTGCATTTCTATTGCCGGAGAATGCCCATGCTCAGCTGACAGCAGATTTTTCTGCTAATAATACGCGGGGCTGTAGCCCATTCTCACTGGTTGCCCAGTTTCAGAATTTATCTACGGGTAACCCTAGCAGTTATTTATGGCGGTTTGGGGATGCTGCAAATACCACCAGTACCCTGGCTACTCCGACTTTTGTTTACCAGGATCCGGGTTGCTATGATGTGACCCTTGTCGTTACAGATGCCGGAGGTGCGCAGGATTCTATTACCCGAAGCTGTTTTATAGAGATCCTTCCGGCACCTGTGGTGGATTTTACAGTTAGCCAAACAGAAGGTTGTGTTCCGCTTGATATATGTTTTACAGATAATTCAACCTCTGCTGGCGGAGCCATTGTGGATTGGGAATGGACGCTGTCTGATGGACAGCCTGGGGTTGGAGCAAACCCTTGTTTCAATTTTACCGCGGCTCCTGATACGATAGGAGTGATTTTAAGGGTAACGGATGCCAATGGGTGTTCTTCTACTCAGATTTTTCAAGATGTAATCGAATTAGCAGAGCCTCCCGTTCTGGATTTTGATGTGGATGTTAATTCGTCCTGTAATCCTCCTCTGACTGTTAATTTCTTGAATAATACCCAGCTAAACGGTGGTGTTAATCCTACCTATACCTGGAACTTTCCCGGAGGTACTACCAATACAGGTGCAAGCACTGCAACAGGTCAAACACCTCCCCCGGTTACCTATAATGCCGATGGCCAGTATGATGCTCAATTGATCGTATCAACTTCAAATGGTTGTGCTGATACCTTGATTAGAAATGCAATCGTAGGGATAGGAGGGGTTACGGCCAGTTTTACAAACAGTGCTACCATCATATGCTTAGGTGATACCATTACTTTTGAAAGTACCTCCATGGGAGGTGTTAGTGATCTTGCATGGAACTTTGGAGAAACTGCCGGGGTAAATTCTACAGATCAGATTGTCCAGTATGTTTATTCTACGCCTGGAACTTATACAGTAACGCTCCAGGCAAATAATCCTGTATGTGGTGATACCATAATCCAGGTTGATTTAATTACAGTAAATCAGAGCCCAACGGCGAGTTTCACTGTAGACCGAATGGAAGATTGTCAACCAGGCATTCCTTTTAATTTTACGGATGGATCTTCTCCGGATGTAACGACCTGGACCTGGGACTTTGGAGATGGAAATACTTCCAATCAGCAAAATCCGAATCACACCTATACAGCCTTTGGCACCTATGTAGTTTGTCTGACTGTCGAAAATGGCCTTTCCTGTCCAGATGTGTTTTGTGATACCCTTACTGTTGCTCCTCCCAATGTAAATTTCCAAAGGAGTATTTCGGAAGGATGTGCACCGCTTACGGTTGACTTTACAGATATTTCTACCTCGATAGATCCAATTGTTTCCTGGGAATGGGATTTTGGAAGTGCGACTAATGCAGTCCCACCTACCTCTACAGACCAAAATCCTGCAGGAGTACAATTTACAGCCACAGGTAACTATACAGTTCAGCTGATTATAACGACGGTGAATGGATGTACGGATACCCTCAATTTTGTTAATGCCATCATGGCTGGGGATGCTCCTATTGTGGACTTCACCGTTGATAAGGATACCATTTGTATCAA includes:
- a CDS encoding NAD(P)-dependent oxidoreductase, with translation MSNFSGKTVFITGASRGIGKAIAVKLASEGANIIVAAKTASPHPKLKGTIYTAAEEIEAAGGKALPLVVDIRLEELVDEAIQRGIEKFGGIDILINNASAIMLSGTLQTSMKRFDLMNSVNYRGTFMCSQKAIPHLQKSENPHILNLSPPLNIEKRWFAPHLAYTYAKYGMSFCTYAMSEEFKKAGIAVNSLWPRTAIATAAVNMLGGEQMMNASRKVEIMADAAYYILKRNSRECTGNFFIDDEVLNEEGITDMEQYAVKPGTKLAPDFFI
- the porQ gene encoding type IX secretion system protein PorQ; protein product: MKKIALGLCILALLCLTEVSAQIGGRHVYDFLTLSPSARVVSLGGVNISTLDDDVNLAAQNPGLLNDSMHRQATLSWSNYLTDIKYGYAAYAHHFDKIGTLHMGVQFLDYGTFQGADVFGNLTGEFSAGEYAVYIGAARSWNQFSYGANLKFISSTLGPGYTSAGIALDLGGSYYSKSRLFSAGLVVKNIGTQLSTYIGNANREPLPFEIQAGISNKLKYMPLRFSITASNLDQFDLIYEDPNAEPVFDLAGNEIPPKDQTIDGIFRHFVFGTEFLLGRNLRLRGGYNHLRRRELASENRGGLTGFSMGIGIRVRRIAFDYGFSSYGVNSRFQAHQFSLAYNLKKAEEG